The following are encoded in a window of Paenibacillaceae bacterium GAS479 genomic DNA:
- a CDS encoding glucoamylase — protein MARHLVIGNGKMLLNLDHNCYIRDIYYPYVGQLNHVGGQYCRLGLWTEGQFTWLEDAAWNKSLGYIEDSLVTDVTARHSGLDVELQMNDGIHQRECIYLKRVVIRNHADREREFRLFFHQDLMIDGSEVGDTAAYYPDNHTLFHYKRSSYFMFNGFSEEGGMTQYSTGIKRFHSAEGTWRDAEDGVLMGNAIAQGSVDSTISFSTVIPAGGEKTIYYWMSIGKSLEEVKKLNEYVEDNHPEQLLSRVVIYWNHWLNRAERELGDLPPSVARLFRHSLLVVRTQTDERGAIIAANDTDILQYNRDHYSYMWPRDGALVADAMSLAGYQTVIAPFFQFCTEALTPEGYLNHKFNPDGTVGSSWHPYTVQGSKRLPIQEDETALVLFALWRDYQRHQIIELPQSMYSKLIRKAGAFLSSYMEHSLSLPKPSYDLWEERYGIWTYTAASVYGGLMAAAFFTELFGDYERSDHYKRTAADVKQGILTHLWDEDSGRFARGLVQKDGGWVKDMTLESSLFAVLEFGVLPADDYRVVRTMESIREGLAVRTHVGGIARYTNDYYFQQSGEIDKVPGNPWIICTLWVANFEIDSARTLTDLEAPRRTLEWVVSQALESGLLPEQLNPYDGTPLSVAPLTWSHATFVQSVSKYAAKYKELAVN, from the coding sequence ATGGCCCGTCATCTCGTAATCGGCAATGGCAAAATGCTCCTGAACCTGGACCATAACTGTTACATCCGGGATATTTATTATCCCTATGTTGGCCAGCTCAATCATGTTGGGGGTCAGTACTGTCGCCTTGGTCTTTGGACCGAAGGACAGTTCACCTGGCTTGAAGATGCAGCATGGAACAAAAGCCTCGGATATATCGAGGATTCCCTCGTGACCGATGTTACGGCGCGGCATAGCGGATTGGACGTTGAGCTGCAAATGAACGATGGCATTCACCAGCGTGAATGCATCTATCTGAAGCGGGTTGTCATCCGCAACCATGCGGACCGGGAACGGGAATTCCGTCTCTTTTTCCATCAAGATCTGATGATCGACGGCTCGGAAGTGGGCGATACCGCCGCATATTATCCGGATAATCATACGTTGTTCCACTATAAACGCTCGTCCTACTTTATGTTCAACGGCTTCTCGGAGGAGGGCGGGATGACGCAGTACTCCACGGGCATCAAGCGATTCCACTCCGCAGAAGGGACATGGCGCGATGCTGAGGACGGCGTGCTCATGGGCAACGCAATCGCTCAGGGATCGGTGGACAGCACGATCAGCTTCAGCACGGTTATTCCGGCTGGCGGCGAGAAGACCATTTACTACTGGATGTCGATCGGTAAAAGCTTGGAAGAGGTCAAGAAGCTTAACGAGTATGTTGAGGATAATCATCCTGAACAGCTGCTCAGCCGCGTCGTCATTTACTGGAACCACTGGTTGAACCGTGCGGAAAGAGAGCTCGGCGATTTGCCACCTTCTGTGGCGCGTCTGTTCCGGCATAGCTTGCTGGTCGTGCGCACGCAAACCGATGAACGTGGAGCGATCATTGCCGCTAATGACACGGATATTTTGCAATACAATCGTGACCATTACAGCTATATGTGGCCACGGGACGGGGCGCTTGTTGCGGATGCGATGTCGCTGGCTGGTTATCAGACCGTCATTGCGCCATTTTTCCAATTTTGTACGGAAGCGCTCACCCCGGAAGGTTATCTCAATCATAAGTTCAATCCAGACGGTACAGTAGGCTCAAGCTGGCATCCCTACACGGTGCAAGGCTCCAAAAGACTGCCGATTCAAGAGGATGAAACGGCTTTAGTATTATTCGCTCTGTGGCGAGATTACCAGCGCCATCAAATCATCGAGCTGCCGCAATCAATGTACAGCAAGCTGATTCGTAAAGCCGGTGCTTTCTTGAGCAGTTATATGGAGCATTCGCTCTCGCTGCCGAAGCCGAGTTATGACTTGTGGGAAGAACGCTACGGGATCTGGACTTATACGGCGGCTTCCGTATATGGCGGTCTGATGGCAGCAGCCTTTTTCACGGAGCTATTCGGCGATTATGAGCGCAGCGATCATTATAAGCGGACTGCGGCAGACGTCAAACAAGGTATTTTGACTCATCTATGGGATGAAGATAGTGGCCGTTTCGCTCGTGGCCTCGTCCAGAAGGACGGCGGCTGGGTTAAAGATATGACGCTGGAAAGCAGCTTGTTCGCAGTCCTAGAATTCGGCGTGCTGCCGGCAGATGATTACCGCGTCGTCCGCACGATGGAATCGATTCGCGAGGGGTTAGCTGTACGCACTCATGTCGGCGGCATCGCACGCTACACCAACGATTACTACTTTCAGCAGTCTGGCGAAATCGACAAGGTTCCGGGTAATCCGTGGATCATCTGCACGCTGTGGGTAGCCAACTTTGAGATTGACTCCGCACGGACACTGACTGATCTGGAGGCACCGCGCCGTACGCTGGAATGGGTCGTGTCCCAAGCTCTTGAAAGCGGCTTGCTTCCAGAGCAATTGAATCCGTATGACGGAACTCCGCTATCTGTTGCTCCGCTTACCTGGTCTCATGCTACGTTCGTGCAGAGCGTCTCCAAGTATGCGGCGAAGTACAAGGAGCTTGCGGTGAATTAA